The window tgtttttttcgATTTGTTTTATTCAACAGCGACAAGACTACATGTATCGTGAAATGttggaaattgaaaaatcttgtCGTTATGGTAATATTAAAGTTGCAAAAGGACCTGGTTTACGTCATGCAAGTATATGGGGTGGTGCTAGTTTATTaacaacattattatcatcagcaCGTAAAATGTTAGAGTATTCAAAAAATTGggattttttagttaatttatcaGAATCAGATTTTCcaattaaaagcaataaacagctagttgaatttttaacattaaataaaggttttaattttgttaaatcatATGGACGTGAAGTACAACGTTTTATATCAAAACAAGGCTTAGATAAAAGTTTTGTTGAATGTGAAGCACGTATGTGGCGTTTAGGTGATAGAAAATTACCACAAGGTATACAAATTGATGGTGGTAGTGATTGGATTGCACTTAAtcgtaattttattgaatatgtATCAAATCCAAAACCTGATGAATTAGTATCTGGtttattaaaagtatttaaatatactttattACCAGCtgaatcattttttcatactGTATTAAGAAATTCAATATATTGTGAtacatatattgataataatcttCATGTTACTAATTGGAAACGTAAATTAGGCTGTAAATGTCAGTATAAAGCAATTGTTGATTGGTGTGGTTGTAGtccaaatgattttaaaatatctgatattaataaaatacgtaatacaattgataaaaatttattttttgctcgTAAATTTGAGCCAATTATTGATcaaagaattattaattatattgaagaatatttatatccaatgaaatttaataatatcaatagaGCTAATAGTAAAAATAGTTACTGGCAAAGTTTATATCATCATGGTGATTTATCACCACCAGTTGATGATGTactattaacaataacaaattcaCTTGTcagaataatatattcaaaatattatcatttaaataataataattataattttaagcTACTTGAAGCAAGTGTTTATTTTagtgataataaatatcaaggtATATTAATACTTGCTGAAGctagtaataaaattattgaatcatcaacaatttatgataataatgttaattattatccaGAACGTTTAGAAGCACTTGTATTATCACCacgtaatttttcaacaagtaaATTATGGTcaaatagaattttaaatttacatgtgaGTACTGATTATGATCAAAAAGAACAaacatttagaaattttttaagttgtGTTGGACCATTATCAAGTCCAATATTATCATAtgaatttgatttatcatttgtaacacctaaaaatttaacaatattttggattgatactaataattatttaagagATGTCAATCAAATACAAGTTGATGAAACAACATTAATTGGTTCAATAAAACCACAACTTGATGAACCATTGACAATTGGTAaatggaatatttttatacttgctgataatgtattaattggacaagttaatttttttgtaacacCATTGTCATTCTTGAATaatcatgaaataaatattaaaaaaatacgagaTATTCATAATGGaccaattaatcaaaaaaaattaataaataataataatcaaaaatggataaattttttaaaaacaattggtatcaatttaaatgaaaattatgataataatagcaataatattattgaagaaCGTACAggtgatgaattaaataattggattgatgaatttgttaaaaagtattataaaattgataaaatttgtattgcaaatgaatttataaataataatgtttttaaaaaattgaatttagatAAATGTACACAAACAAATTGGAGCTCATTGAGTCCAGATCCAAAGgctgatattaataatatttgttatacataaatcatttcattatatgccatatattattattaaattattaataataataaacaaataataaaattacaataattattattaataagcaatgccatttttttaaatatgtataaatttttattaataatattgatgttgattgaaattatatgagattttgaatgaaaaaaaaaacaaaaaatttatgtatttaatacaGATTATTATGTCTTTGTATAGTATTGTTCTTCTTaccatatttttataataataataataataaattttaattgtaaataaaaattagaagcgaaaattaaataaacatactatttttaattttaaaaatatattattttatatttttattaaatgaattttttttaacaaaagaagtaaatatatatttcaattttttttttttttattaattcaataatttattttaatatgttgTTCCTTACAGCAGGGTCTGTGAagattgttaaaatatattgaacatttctacatagaaaaaaaagcataaaaaataaattttaaaaaatatttcttttattatatacaacatatatacaagaataaaaaaaaaaaattaaaattgaataattataatttatcctAGTATACTGCCAGTTTTAACAAGTGTTTCATCAGTTATAAGACCAAATGAATAGAGACAAACAATTGCAGCTCCTTGTTCTGCccattttttacttttttccctaaaaaaaaattgtatttagtttgtaattcaatttgtattataaaactattaattacgttaataattaatgaatattatttaccaAAATGTCGAGCTATATTTACGTCCTTCAACTGTAACAATTgatctaaataatttatcttcacACCAAGTTTTATAAAGTGgtgcttttaaattttttttatctctaagccaatttaataattttgtttttggtaAATCACCATCAGTTGTATATGCATTTCTCATAAATGCacattttaattcaacaatatcatcatcatcatcaaattttcttttgccattattttcattattttcttttctcgATATTGGTATTACTTGAAAACGACCTTGTAAACCAGCTTTTTGATATTCTAATGTTTTTTCACGACAATAATCAGCAAGATCCCAAACATCACTGTAATAATTAAAGCAATTAATTACACtaattacatatatttatcataaatttaattaccatATTTGTTCAAGTGTTTGTGCAGCTAAAAAAACTTTTCCCATTGGTGTTTCTTGTAATTCTCGTATGATATTTTGTAcacaatattttgtatttgctggtggattattataatcaacagaatattttaaatatgccctaacaatatcatcaattggTAATAGTCCTTGTTTTCTAAATATTGAACAATTCCATTGTGCAGCTCTAGCAATCATAACACTTGTACAAccagttgattttttaaatttaccaatgtcattatatttttcaatatcctTTGATCCACCATTAGCAATAACAGgaatatttattctttcagctattttttttaaatattcattacgATTATTATGCTGTGGTCTTTCATCAGGTGTTCTTCCATGTATTCCAATTGCTGATATACCAGTTGACACAAGTTTATCAACAAGCTCAtatgttttttcaatatcattaaatacTCGAATTTTACATGTTACTGGTATACTcaaattatcaacaagtatttttaatatttcttgtgCACGttctgaattttttaacaatgcaGCACCCATACCACCAAgaagtgaaaatttttttggacaacccatattaatatcaattgctgcaacatcattttcaattaatttaccaacTTCTAGAGCTCTTGATGGATCACTTGTACCAAGTTGAAGTAcaacttttgatttttcacGTGGTGATGTACGAAATATTATTGTACCATCTGTTTTATCAACATAATCAATTGTACCAAGGATatctaaaacaaaatatattatttttaaattattcaaataattaattattataacaacaagTACCATTTTCTTGACGAACAGaacgtaataatttaaaatcaattaattcttcaGTGTAAACAATGTCAGCACCATAGTCCAGGGCAAGTAATCGCATTGGCAAGGTTCCAATCCTAACCATTGGTGctagaattattttattttcataaaatgaactatctttcattttaataattaactgtAATTAACtcgtttgtttataaaatatattttttattattataaataataatatgtcaaGTGTCAACATATGTCAATGTGTGTAATAAGTaataacctaaaaaaaatattaaaaattgtaaatttcacGTCACAGATGGCAATTGTTGTCTTTTCTTTTAGCAGCGACTATTTGTGCATATGGCAAATATCAGgactaatataaaaaaaaaattaaaaaaatggcgagaatgaaatattttttaccggAGTGAGTTGAGTGAATTGTCTCCGTTTAATGTGTTTTAGTTGTCCGGTTGCTTTGCTCcgtgatgaaaataaatattttaaataatctagtctcttaaaatttaatttgtataataaataaatgtaaaacgccaaataattatcatcggATTTATTAGCTCTTGTCATCTATCTCCAtgtttaaatcattaaaatacaaaaacgtCGCTTGACAATTGTGCATACAAACAAactatcaaaagaaaaaaacaaaaaaaaaaaacaataaatatttataattaaatatctaataatatttatcaataattaaaatataaaaaatatatacctatcataattaaaaaaattataatataaacaataatgattaatttatttttataaaaaaaaataaaataaataaatttgataataaatgtgtATTTTGGTGTTTGTTGTGTATTATTAGTGATAAGGGCGGCCAAATGCAGGTCgtcaaaaaatcatcaaattacAAATGATGACATCAATGTTACCTAGTTTTAATCCACCAATTGTTAAAAGATTATTAGGATGGAAAAAAGCTGAGGGTGAAGATAAATGGAGTGAAAAAGCTGTTAAAAGTttggttaaaaaattaaaaaaatcaagtggcCTCGAGGAACTTGAGAAGGCCATTACAACACAAAGCTGCAACACCAAGTGCATTACCATACCAAGGTAGATAATTTagcattgaaaattaattaactatttatttaaattcatcttcATCCAATTTATATCTTaaattactccaaaatgaaaataaaatgaaaaaaaaaaaataaataaacatacacatgtagataataattttctttttatctttgaaaaaaaatttttttttattttttttataactcatTGTATTTTTAGGTGGGGAAAGGCCAATGTGTGCGTACTTGACACCCACGTAATCGATCAAAtaagccgaaaaaaaaatatataaattttcataaataattaaaagtttttttactccaattttactttttttaaaaaaatcattttttttaaaattcatttttgttgtttttgttgttgttgctattgttattattattatatttaataatgaaattgaaatttctTTGTCTGGCATTATTTATccttataatatattttttttttttggcaatgaTGTATATAAACTTGCGCAGATGATAGTCGGCGCAAGTTGTACACACTTTGCCAAACTTCGATTAGAGTTGATCATGGTCCGACTGTTGAGATGGTGCCTATCAAGGCTATATTGCGGTATCATTGCTTCTCATATattaacacacacacatacacaataTATGTAGCTTTTtttgcacattttttttttttttcattgaaaatacaCTGTTATATAccttaatgaaaaataaataaaatgaatgatatgtttttcttttttaaataattcaccattaaaattca is drawn from Aphidius gifuensis isolate YNYX2018 linkage group LG3, ASM1490517v1, whole genome shotgun sequence and contains these coding sequences:
- the LOC122851433 gene encoding tRNA-dihydrouridine(20) synthase [NAD(P)+]-like; its protein translation is MKDSSFYENKIILAPMVRIGTLPMRLLALDYGADIVYTEELIDFKLLRSVRQENDILGTIDYVDKTDGTIIFRTSPREKSKVVLQLGTSDPSRALEVGKLIENDVAAIDINMGCPKKFSLLGGMGAALLKNSERAQEILKILVDNLSIPVTCKIRVFNDIEKTYELVDKLVSTGISAIGIHGRTPDERPQHNNRNEYLKKIAERINIPVIANGGSKDIEKYNDIGKFKKSTGCTSVMIARAAQWNCSIFRKQGLLPIDDIVRAYLKYSVDYNNPPANTKYCVQNIIRELQETPMGKVFLAAQTLEQICDVWDLADYCREKTLEYQKAGLQGRFQVIPISRKENNENNGKRKFDDDDDIVELKCAFMRNAYTTDGDLPKTKLLNWLRDKKNLKAPLYKTWCEDKLFRSIVTVEGRKYSSTFWEKSKKWAEQGAAIVCLYSFGLITDETLVKTGSILG
- the LOC122851432 gene encoding xylosyltransferase oxt, producing MAMTRGQFEGRSSGCLRKYRIFLVFFITILCIQVYLAYTFITLENDNLDSSGELGLSKYDKNDGQLKLSKQLKLPPDKVVNNKLNNHVNQNKTSRIKLDYNLLNFTPICDVTGKEAVSAITRAKSQICKELIVNVTCMGLQGTLYPKRLYSSCPHSMGFNKNPKKIGCYQDDKTHRMLTGFYTVLKSNNSPEQCALLCLQYGYPYAGTEYSVECFCGVEEPSQTKRLLDSSCNMKCSGDPRQSCGGYLAINIFKTGIKSFKAQEARNISTKIAHEKPARIAFLLTVNGRASRQVKRLLSVLYDPSHFYYIHVDARQDYMYREMLEIEKSCRYGNIKVAKGPGLRHASIWGGASLLTTLLSSARKMLEYSKNWDFLVNLSESDFPIKSNKQLVEFLTLNKGFNFVKSYGREVQRFISKQGLDKSFVECEARMWRLGDRKLPQGIQIDGGSDWIALNRNFIEYVSNPKPDELVSGLLKVFKYTLLPAESFFHTVLRNSIYCDTYIDNNLHVTNWKRKLGCKCQYKAIVDWCGCSPNDFKISDINKIRNTIDKNLFFARKFEPIIDQRIINYIEEYLYPMKFNNINRANSKNSYWQSLYHHGDLSPPVDDVLLTITNSLVRIIYSKYYHLNNNNYNFKLLEASVYFSDNKYQGILILAEASNKIIESSTIYDNNVNYYPERLEALVLSPRNFSTSKLWSNRILNLHVSTDYDQKEQTFRNFLSCVGPLSSPILSYEFDLSFVTPKNLTIFWIDTNNYLRDVNQIQVDETTLIGSIKPQLDEPLTIGKWNIFILADNVLIGQVNFFVTPLSFLNNHEINIKKIRDIHNGPINQKKLINNNNQKWINFLKTIGINLNENYDNNSNNIIEERTGDELNNWIDEFVKKYYKIDKICIANEFINNNVFKKLNLDKCTQTNWSSLSPDPKADINNICYT